One segment of Mycolicibacterium sp. YH-1 DNA contains the following:
- the atzF gene encoding allophanate hydrolase, with the protein MTAVERVRAAYAAIEAGQRPEVWIFLRPMAESLADAEAVDVLVAGGAELPLAGLVAAVKNNVDVAGLPTTAGCPTYSSTPATKDAAAVARLRAAGAVVIGATNLDQFATGLVGTRSPHGAVRDARRPDRISGGSSAGSAVAVALGLVDVAVGTDTAGSGRVPAALQGIVGIKPTYGVVPTDGVVPACRSYDCVTVFARDLDTASAAMGVMAGPDETSGARPFPPDAPLAAPDAPVVAVPRELPALSVQWQAAFRAACERLANRGVTLKEIDLGPFLSAARLLYDGGLVAERHEAVGAFVDAHRDEVDPTVGAIVAAAGEVTASTLLADRARLATLTATAMAELEGCDALLIPTTTEHPTIAEVTAEPVTVNARLGTYTNFCNLMDLCAVAVPSGTAGEDQFGVSVIARPGADAVALDIARLVIEQPESVAAPGTALAPAAALAPAAAPPPWPTSAGLTAVKLLVVGAHLRGQPLAWQLTDRGARWIGPARTAPLYRLAALDTTPPKPGLARVGHQDGTAIGGELWLIGTAMLGDFLAALPAPMSLGAVTLADGTEVVGFGCALQAWREGEDISRHGDWPTYLGYVDATSPSTSSPSDAARV; encoded by the coding sequence ATGACGGCGGTCGAGCGGGTTCGCGCGGCGTACGCCGCGATCGAAGCCGGGCAACGTCCCGAAGTCTGGATCTTCCTGCGCCCCATGGCGGAATCGCTTGCCGATGCCGAGGCGGTCGACGTCTTGGTCGCCGGGGGTGCTGAACTCCCACTGGCTGGACTGGTGGCGGCGGTCAAGAACAACGTCGACGTCGCCGGCCTGCCCACCACCGCGGGCTGTCCGACCTACTCGTCGACGCCCGCGACAAAGGACGCGGCCGCGGTCGCTCGTCTGCGAGCGGCGGGTGCGGTCGTGATCGGCGCAACCAACCTCGATCAGTTCGCCACCGGTCTGGTCGGAACGCGCAGCCCGCACGGCGCCGTCCGCGATGCCCGCAGGCCCGACCGCATATCGGGTGGGTCCAGCGCGGGATCCGCTGTCGCGGTGGCCCTTGGCCTCGTCGACGTGGCGGTCGGCACGGACACGGCGGGATCGGGGCGGGTGCCCGCAGCACTGCAGGGGATCGTCGGCATCAAGCCCACCTACGGTGTGGTGCCGACCGACGGCGTCGTGCCGGCCTGTCGGTCCTATGACTGCGTGACGGTCTTCGCGCGTGACCTCGACACGGCCTCTGCCGCGATGGGTGTGATGGCCGGCCCGGACGAGACGAGCGGTGCACGGCCGTTCCCGCCCGACGCGCCGCTTGCCGCCCCCGACGCCCCGGTCGTGGCGGTGCCGCGGGAGCTTCCGGCGCTGTCCGTCCAGTGGCAGGCCGCATTCCGGGCGGCGTGCGAGCGGCTCGCCAATCGCGGTGTGACACTGAAGGAGATCGACCTGGGCCCGTTCCTGTCCGCCGCGAGGCTGCTGTACGACGGCGGGCTAGTTGCCGAACGACACGAGGCCGTCGGCGCATTCGTCGACGCCCACCGCGACGAGGTCGACCCCACCGTCGGCGCGATCGTGGCGGCGGCCGGTGAGGTCACCGCGAGCACCCTGCTTGCCGACCGTGCCCGCCTCGCGACGCTGACGGCAACGGCGATGGCAGAACTCGAGGGCTGCGATGCGCTGCTGATCCCGACCACCACGGAGCATCCGACGATCGCCGAGGTCACCGCAGAACCGGTCACCGTGAACGCGCGGCTGGGCACCTACACCAATTTCTGCAACCTGATGGATCTGTGCGCCGTCGCCGTGCCGTCGGGCACCGCGGGGGAGGACCAGTTCGGGGTGTCGGTCATCGCGCGGCCCGGTGCCGACGCCGTCGCCCTCGATATCGCGCGGCTGGTCATCGAGCAGCCGGAGTCGGTGGCCGCTCCGGGCACCGCACTCGCACCAGCCGCTGCCCTCGCACCAGCCGCTGCACCGCCGCCCTGGCCGACGAGCGCCGGATTGACTGCGGTAAAGCTTCTCGTGGTGGGCGCGCACCTGCGCGGTCAACCACTGGCGTGGCAGCTGACCGACCGCGGTGCGCGCTGGATCGGGCCGGCCCGCACCGCGCCGCTGTACCGACTCGCGGCGCTGGACACCACACCGCCCAAGCCTGGGCTGGCGCGCGTGGGCCACCAAGACGGCACCGCGATAGGCGGCGAGCTGTGGCTCATCGGCACGGCCATGTTGGGTGACTTCCTGGCTGCGCTGCCCGCCCCGATGTCACTCGGTGCCGTCACGCTCGCCGACGGCACCGAGGTGGTCGGGTTCGGCTGTGCCCTGCAGGCATGGCGTGAAGGCGAGGACATATCGCGCCACGGCGACTGGCCGACCTACCTGGGGTACGTCGACGCCACGTCGCCGTCAACGTCGTCGCCGTCGGACGCGGCGCGGGTGTAG